AGCTGTTTCATCGTTTCTAGCGCTACGCCGACTACGATAATAATACTAGTACCACCGATTTGCACTGAGGCAGGTAGATTCATAAGGTTGATGAATATAATCGGCATTACTGCAATTACAGTTAAGAATATCGCACCAACAAATGTTAGTCGATATAACACGCTTGTTAAATACGTTTGAGTGTTTTCACCCGGGCGAATACCTGGAATGTAAGCACCTTGTTTTTTCAAGTTGTCTGCCACATTTTCTGGATTCACTTGTACGAATGCATAGAAATATGTGAATGCGACGATCAATGCAACATAAATCAACATTCCAACAGGTTTCTGATAATCGAACGTGTTTTCAATGAATGCTGTGATATCGTTTTGACCAAAGAACGCTGCTAACGTACGAGGTGTGACAAGGAACGCTACTGAGAAGATTACCGGAATAACCCCTGCAGCATTTACTTTTAACGGTAAGTGCGTTTGCTGACCACCAGTTTGTTGATTGCGTCCAGTAACTCGTTTTGCATATTGAATTGGAATTTTACGAAGTGCTTGTTGCACGTAAATAACACCAACGACAATTGCAAGTAAAATCAAAGCAAGTAATGCAAGGATGATAATGTTAATAAACAGTTTATCGCCTGCACCCTCAATTTGTTGTGCATAGATTTGGTTTATTCCTGTAGGTAATGCTGCCACGATACCTGCAAAGATTACAACAGAAATACCATTACCAACACCATGTGCGGTAATTTGTTCAGCAAGCCATACAAGGAATGCTGTACCTGCTGTCAATACAATTGAAATTGTAATATAAGTTAGAATTCCCTCTTCTTTAATCAAAGATCCACCGTACATTTTGTTGAAGCCAAATGACATGGCGAATGATTGGATAAAAGCAAGAATAATTGTAAAGTAGCGAGTAAATT
This DNA window, taken from Lysinibacillus sp. FSL M8-0337, encodes the following:
- the secY gene encoding preprotein translocase subunit SecY, whose product is MFQTISNFMRVRDIRNKIIFTLLMLIIFRIGTFIPVPNVDATVLKATDEFNLVGFLNTFGGGALQNFSIFAMGIMPYITASIIVQLLQMDVVPKFAEWAKQGEVGRRKLAQFTRYFTIILAFIQSFAMSFGFNKMYGGSLIKEEGILTYITISIVLTAGTAFLVWLAEQITAHGVGNGISVVIFAGIVAALPTGINQIYAQQIEGAGDKLFINIIILALLALILLAIVVGVIYVQQALRKIPIQYAKRVTGRNQQTGGQQTHLPLKVNAAGVIPVIFSVAFLVTPRTLAAFFGQNDITAFIENTFDYQKPVGMLIYVALIVAFTYFYAFVQVNPENVADNLKKQGAYIPGIRPGENTQTYLTSVLYRLTFVGAIFLTVIAVMPIIFINLMNLPASVQIGGTSIIIVVGVALETMKQLESQLVKRHYKGFMK